TCGGCTGGGACGTAAGTGCCCTCGTACCAGCGCACGTCGTCCATGTAGAAGTTGACCGGGACCTCGGCGATGTGCAGCGTTAACGACGCCGGAACGACGTCGACGTTGGGCTTGAACTGGACGTAGTACTCAGCCCACTCGGTCGTGACGTTCTTCTGAGCTTCGCCGTAGGCGGTCCACGGATCGACGCTCAGCTCCGGCTTCATGTTGATGCGACGATCCTTGTCGGCGCGGAAGAAGATCGCCCACGTGTACTGGACGTTCTTCGTGAACGTGATGCCGGCGTTGTACTGGACACCGGAGTCCCAGAAGTTGACGCCCTTAGCGTTGACGGTCACGAGAGCGGCGCCTTTGCCGGCGCGGGCATCCGCCTTCTTGGCGGGCGTGATGGAGGCGTCGCCGTACGTATGCCACGGCGCGACGGTTCCGTCCTCGAAGTCCGGGTTCGGAACGAGGTTCTTTTCGGCGGCGTTTGCCGCTACGGAGGCGCCCAACATGAGTGCGATACCTAGGATTGCGCCACAGATGCCGATTAGTCGTCTCATCTCGTAGTCCTTCACATAGTGCCGTCGCGCCGCCGCAACAATGGGTTCTGACTGCATGATGGCGTCTGCCCGGTCGATCGTCAAGGAACCGCGCCATGACGGGCTCGATCCGGCGTGCACAGTCGCGGAACCGCGTGGCTCCGGTGGAGAGATCATGTATACTCCGGGTTCCTGCGACACGTCAGCCCGTTAAGGAGGCGTAACCGGAGATGGTGACTGCGGACCAGGTGAGGTTCTTCGACGAAAACGGCTATCTGAACTACGGACCCGTGCTGACACCGGATGAGGTCGAGGCGCTGCGCAACGGTCTGGATCGGGTCATCGAGCTCGAACTGCACGGCGGCGACGACAGCTCGCCGGAGTTCCGGTACGGACACGACCGGCGCGGCGAGACGCCCGCCGAATCCGGCAGAGCGGCGCGGGCGATCCATCAGTTCGTCAACATGTGGAAGCGTGACGCCGCCTACGAGGCGACGATCCACCATCCCACGATCGCCGGTGCTGCACGGGGCCTGCTGCGGACGCCTCAGGTGCGGCTATGGCACGACCAGATCATCTCGAAGCCGCCGCGTGACAATGGGCACTTTCAGTTCCACCAGGATTTCTACTTCTGGCCCCTCAGTCCGCCCAGGATCGTCAGTTGCTGGCTGGCGCTCGACGACGCGACCGTCGAGAACGGCTGCATGCACGTGATTCCCGCCAGCCACCGCGATCCGAGGTTCAGCCCGGAGGCGCGAGCCGCCGACGTGGTTGCGGCGAACGCGGCGAGCGAGCGCGGG
This is a stretch of genomic DNA from Candidatus Poribacteria bacterium. It encodes these proteins:
- a CDS encoding phytanoyl-CoA dioxygenase family protein, with protein sequence MVTADQVRFFDENGYLNYGPVLTPDEVEALRNGLDRVIELELHGGDDSSPEFRYGHDRRGETPAESGRAARAIHQFVNMWKRDAAYEATIHHPTIAGAARGLLRTPQVRLWHDQIISKPPRDNGHFQFHQDFYFWPLSPPRIVSCWLALDDATVENGCMHVIPASHRDPRFSPEARAADVVAANAASERG